The Vicia villosa cultivar HV-30 ecotype Madison, WI linkage group LG1, Vvil1.0, whole genome shotgun sequence genome includes a region encoding these proteins:
- the LOC131643477 gene encoding uncharacterized protein LOC131643477 gives MVGNLTSKKANDSMSSFSMLKAFDINIRPCKQLSTVEVLWSPPARGWIKCNTDGVASGSSLLDACGGLFRDEEANHLLSFSVFIGPRTPVVTEFMAVIIAVEKVKQLNWSKLWIETNCMLVVKAFANVHLVSWTLKSRWLTC, from the coding sequence ATGGTTGGAAACTTAACATCAAAAAAGGCTAATGATTCTATGAGTAGCTTTTCAATGCTTAAAGCTTTTGACATTAACATTCGTCCTTGTAAACAATTATCCACTGTGGAAGTGTTGTGGAGTCCGCCAGCTCGGGGTTGGATCAAGTGCAACACAGATGGTGTTGCTTCGGGCTCTTCTTTGTTGGATGCTTGTGGTGGTCTATTCAGAGATGAGGAAGCTAATCATTTGCTTAGTTTTAGCGTGTTTATCGGTCCAAGAACTCCGGTTGTTACTGAATTCATGGCGGTTATTATTGCAGTTGAGAAGGTCAAGCAATTAAATTGGTCTAAGTTATGGATAGAAACAAATTGTATGTTAGTGGTGAAGGCTTTCGCGAATGTTCACTTGGTGTCTTGGACTCTCAAATCTCGTTGGCTTACGTGTTGA
- the LOC131638684 gene encoding uncharacterized protein LOC131638684, producing the protein MARNSFAISLLLPLTIIVPSSSSHQPLALKHKPQFFGKFASSTNHSHSHSHRQSNFHYETRFFQQQLDHFSFSKSLKFPQRYLINTDHWVVGSGPIFLYCGNEGDIVWFAENTGFVWEIAPQFGAMVVFPEHRYYGESVPFGSKEAAYKNASMLGHLNAAQALADFAVLVTDLKHNLSADGCPVVLFGGSYGGMLAAWMRLKYPHIAIGALASSAPILEFEDIVPLETFYDIVSNGFKRESSTCFNYIKQSWDEIESKGQTSEGLEYLTKRFNFCQKLKSTGDLFGWLESAYSYLAMVNYPYPSEFMKPLPGHPIKEVCRRIDAGPAGTSILERIYEGVNVYYNYTGEAKCFELDDDPHGLGGWDFQACTEMVMPMSCSKESSMYPPYEYNYSSFEEDCFKKFGVKPRPRWITTEFGGHDIHNVLKNFGSNIIFSNGLLDPWSGGSVLQDISESIVSLVTKEGAHHIDLRASTKNDPDWLVNQRATEIKLIQGWISDYYHDSQAEYEVKISSPLSKILSPLSKISSSLSKIIGFFA; encoded by the exons ATGGCAAGAAACAGTTTCGccatttctcttcttctccctCTCACCATCATCgtcccttcttcttcttcacatcAACCTCTAGCATTGAAGCACAAACCACAATTCTTCGGTAAATTCGCATCTTCAACCAACCACTCTCACTCTCACTCACATAGACAATCAAACTTCCACTACGAAACCAGATTCTTCCAACAACAACTCGACCACTTCAGCTTCTCAAAATCCCTCAAGTTCCCTCAACGCTACCTCATCAACACCGATCATTGGGTCGTCGGATCGGGTCCCATTTTCCTCTACTGCGGTAACGAAGGTGACATTGTTTGGTTCGCTGAAAACACTGGGTTTGTATGGGAAATTGCGCCTCAGTTTGGAGCTATGGTTGTTTTTCCTGAA CATCGGTATTATGGTGAGTCTGTTCCGTTTGGAAGTAAAGAAGCAGCGTATAAGAATGCTTCTATGTTGGGGCATCTTAATGCGGCGCAAGCCCTTGCTGATTTCGCTGTTCTTGTTACTGATCTGAAGCATAATTTGTCTGCCGATGGTTGTCCTGTTGTTTTGTTTGGAGGATCCTACGGTGGAA TGTTAGCAGCATGGATGAGACTAAAGTATCCTCATATTGCTATTGGGGCACTAGCATCTTCAGCTCCAATTCTTGAGTTTGAAGATATTGTGCCTCTAGAAACTTTCTATGACATTGTTTCCAATGGTTTTAAG CGCGAAAGTTCCACTTGCTTTAACTATATAAAACAGTCATGGGATGAAATAGAATCTAAGGGTCAAACTAGCGAAGGCCTTGAATATCTGACCAAAAGATTCAACTTTTGTCA GAAATTAAAGAGCACTGGAGATTTATTCGGTTGGTTGGAGTCTGCATATAGTTATTTGGCTATGGTTAACTACCCTTACCCTTCTGAGTTTATGAAGCCTTTGCCTGGACACCCTATCAAAGAG GTTTGCCGAAGAATAGACGCAGGCCCGGCTGGGACTAGTATTCTGGAGCGCATATATGAAGGAGTGAATGTCTACTACAATTATACTGGAGAAGCTAAGTGTTTTGAACTGGATGATGATCCTCATGGCCTGGGTGGTTGGGACTTTCAG GCATGTACTGAAATGGTTATGCCAATGTCTTGTAGCAAGGAGTCCAGCATGTATCCACCATATGAATATAATTACTCTTCTTTCGAGGAGGATTGCTTCAAGAAATTCGGAGTGAAGCCAAGGCCACGTTGGATTACTACAGAATTTGGAGGGCAT GATATCCATAACGTTTTGAAGAACTTTGGAAGCAATATAATTTTCTCAAATGGCCTCTTGGATCCATGGAGTGGGGGCag TGTTTTGCAGGATATTTCAGAAAGTATTGTTTCTCTTGTCACTAAAGAAG GTGCACACCACATAGATTTACGGGCTTCAACTAAAAATGATCCTGATTGGTTGGTTAATCAAAGGGCCACTGAGATCAAACTAATACAAGGGTGGATCAGTGACTATTACCATGACAGTCAAGCTGAGTATGAAGTTAAAATCTCATCCCCACTAAGCAAAATCTTATCCCCACTAAGCAAAATCTCATCCTCATTAAGCAAAATCATAGGTTTTTTCGCCTGA